The following proteins are co-located in the Armatimonadota bacterium genome:
- a CDS encoding MFS transporter translates to MAATPNSVPETMRFHYGWIVLGMGTMVVFGSLGLGRFAYSVVLPSMQAGLGMDNTQAGGLATANLVGYLASCVVGGALASRFGPRAVIASGLALAAIAMMMTGTAGDFASAAVWRTLTGIGSGASNVPTMGLMSSWFAPRRRGLAAGVAVAGSSIALIVTGPLVTRILAVYGGGGWRACWFIFGGAALVLTVAAAALLRNEPSDLGLRPVGAGPEERAASSGQRGPMRLGDVYNKPIVWLLGLVYVAFGFSYIIYMTFFTKSLIADGGYTQAEAGRLFMVMGWFSLICGLIWGSVSDRIGRKGALAIVYGVHALAFSLFPLWPAPAGFTLSAVLFGLSAWSIPGIMAATCGDLLGSRLAPAALGFITLFFGIGQAAGPSVAGAMADAAGSFSSALWLCAGAALLGAVGALLLPLRRGGSSLP, encoded by the coding sequence TTGGCGGCAACTCCGAACTCCGTTCCCGAGACCATGCGATTCCACTACGGCTGGATCGTGCTCGGCATGGGCACCATGGTCGTATTCGGTTCGTTGGGACTGGGGCGGTTCGCGTACTCGGTCGTGCTTCCGTCCATGCAGGCGGGTCTGGGGATGGACAACACTCAGGCGGGAGGGCTTGCCACCGCGAATCTGGTGGGCTACCTTGCGTCCTGCGTCGTCGGCGGCGCGCTAGCCTCGCGTTTCGGGCCACGCGCGGTCATCGCATCCGGGCTCGCGCTGGCGGCCATTGCCATGATGATGACCGGGACTGCAGGCGACTTCGCCTCCGCGGCGGTCTGGCGGACTCTCACCGGCATCGGCAGCGGAGCCAGCAACGTACCGACGATGGGACTAATGTCCTCGTGGTTTGCGCCGCGTCGGCGGGGCCTCGCCGCGGGCGTGGCAGTGGCGGGTTCGTCCATCGCCCTGATCGTAACCGGGCCGCTGGTTACCCGCATCCTGGCGGTGTACGGCGGCGGCGGATGGCGCGCGTGCTGGTTCATCTTCGGCGGGGCGGCGCTGGTCTTGACGGTCGCCGCCGCCGCGCTTCTGCGCAACGAACCCTCCGACCTCGGCCTGAGACCGGTCGGCGCCGGTCCCGAGGAGCGGGCCGCCTCTTCCGGACAACGCGGCCCGATGCGATTGGGCGACGTCTACAACAAGCCGATCGTGTGGCTTCTGGGCCTGGTCTATGTCGCCTTCGGGTTCTCGTACATCATATACATGACCTTCTTCACGAAGTCCCTGATCGCCGACGGCGGCTACACGCAAGCCGAGGCGGGACGGCTGTTCATGGTGATGGGCTGGTTCAGCCTGATCTGCGGACTGATCTGGGGGTCGGTGTCGGACCGCATCGGGCGAAAGGGGGCGCTGGCCATCGTCTACGGGGTCCACGCATTGGCCTTCAGCCTGTTCCCATTGTGGCCGGCTCCCGCCGGATTCACCCTATCGGCGGTTCTGTTTGGTCTCTCGGCATGGAGCATTCCGGGGATCATGGCGGCAACGTGCGGCGACTTGCTGGGCTCCAGGCTGGCTCCGGCCGCCCTGGGATTCATCACGCTCTTCTTCGGGATCGGGCAGGCGGCGGGTCCGTCAGTGGCCGGGGCGATGGCGGATGCGGCGGGGTCGTTCTCGTCGGCGCTGTGGCTGTGCGCCGGCGCGGCGCTGCTGGGGGCCGTGGGCGCGCTGCTCCTGCCTTTGAGACGCGGCGGGTCTTCCCTGCCGTAA